The following are encoded in a window of Candidatus Microthrix parvicella Bio17-1 genomic DNA:
- a CDS encoding sensor histidine kinase, whose protein sequence is MNPGCWVALAILAVVCAYLVGALLRTRSLLAASQQRALLPTNESQPGTTDERLGLQRVIDALPVAAIIVDASGIVRVSNAAGEHLLAPRIESAFVGRAVRGALAEATEGRRVRRTEELIGPPLERYLITAVPLDGGGAMAVVQDDSDVARTEAVRRDFVANISHELKTPVGAVALLAEMMADEPDPATARRFAARIEAEVTRLGSSVDDLLELTQIEFGLPDGSVVVALDEVIDEVLARIASVAEERELSVCGPAERSGLLVRGDHRQLGSALFNLVDNAVKYSADGGDVAVDVYRSHPGDIVVEVSDSGIGIPGVDLERIFERFYRVDRSRGRDTGGTGLGLAIVRHVTQNHGGSVEVTSTEGVGTTFTVRLPAVRAERP, encoded by the coding sequence GTGAACCCGGGCTGCTGGGTGGCGTTGGCCATCCTGGCGGTGGTGTGTGCATACCTGGTGGGTGCGTTGCTGCGCACCAGATCGCTGCTTGCGGCGTCGCAGCAGCGAGCATTGCTGCCGACGAACGAGTCGCAGCCGGGGACCACAGACGAACGGTTGGGTCTTCAACGGGTGATCGATGCGCTGCCGGTGGCGGCGATCATCGTTGATGCCTCGGGCATTGTTCGCGTGAGCAACGCCGCTGGTGAACACCTGCTGGCGCCGCGTATCGAGTCCGCGTTTGTTGGGCGGGCGGTGCGGGGGGCCTTGGCGGAGGCAACGGAGGGGCGCCGGGTGAGACGCACCGAGGAACTGATCGGACCACCACTTGAGCGCTACCTCATCACGGCGGTTCCCCTTGATGGTGGCGGCGCGATGGCCGTGGTGCAGGACGACTCCGACGTGGCCCGCACCGAGGCGGTGCGGCGCGATTTTGTGGCCAACATCTCCCACGAGTTGAAGACGCCGGTCGGGGCGGTCGCTTTGCTGGCCGAGATGATGGCCGACGAGCCCGACCCGGCCACCGCCCGCCGCTTCGCCGCTCGAATCGAGGCCGAGGTGACACGACTGGGTAGTTCGGTCGACGACCTGCTGGAGCTCACGCAAATTGAGTTCGGGCTACCCGACGGCTCGGTTGTCGTCGCACTCGATGAGGTGATCGACGAGGTGCTCGCCCGCATCGCCTCGGTGGCAGAGGAACGCGAGCTTTCGGTTTGCGGTCCGGCCGAGCGGTCGGGGCTGTTGGTGCGGGGCGACCATCGCCAGTTGGGCTCGGCGCTGTTCAACCTGGTGGACAACGCGGTGAAGTACTCGGCCGACGGTGGGGATGTGGCGGTCGACGTTTACCGAAGCCACCCCGGCGACATCGTCGTCGAGGTGTCCGACTCGGGCATCGGCATTCCGGGCGTCGACCTCGAGCGGATCTTCGAGCGTTTCTACCGGGTGGACCGCTCGCGCGGACGGGACACCGGAGGCACCGGGCTGGGCCTGGCCATCGTGCGCCACGTCACCCAGAACCACGGCGGTTCGGTGGAGGTGACCTCCACCGAGGGTGTTGGCACCACCTTTACCGTGAGGTTGCCGGCGGTCCGAGCGGAGCGCCCATGA
- a CDS encoding glutamine amidotransferase-related protein: MHLIVVEHEAAASVGRLAPHLVEHRVTTVRPANGDPFPVVADRDDAGGEADNQVDGVIVLGGSMGAYEEFAHPWLIDEKCWIAQVVGAQVPLLGICLGSQLLADATGGRAYRAEGRLEAGVLNLHLTDAGQVDPVVAKAGPRVFAVHGDTFELPPDATLMARTDDYQQAFRIGSALGVQFHPETDADTAIDWAQSLVGPVLDRAGVTQSEFATQLRDAEDELASAAHNLFAAWLDEVDRRITTPGWVQAARARHTSQALTVVPIPEGLPVKIDFWFDPACPWCWLTSRWVETVVPKRDLEITWRSISLFFKNNPDPDHRLYEPTLWSRNLLRVVEAVREAGHEDRVGELYTRFGTHIHHEESIDFHVADDLEALGLDPALAAALDDETYDDAIRASMDAALDLTGEDVGTPLIAFDDTDGERVGLFGPVMSNVPTGDAAVEAWDAFVTLARTPGFWETKRSRSENPNLDSVPPGVRCEPPTAGSN; this comes from the coding sequence GTGCACCTGATCGTGGTCGAGCACGAGGCAGCGGCCTCGGTCGGGCGTCTGGCCCCCCACCTGGTCGAGCACCGGGTGACCACCGTCCGGCCCGCGAATGGTGACCCGTTCCCCGTCGTCGCAGACCGTGATGATGCCGGCGGCGAAGCCGACAACCAGGTGGACGGCGTGATCGTGCTCGGTGGCTCGATGGGCGCCTACGAGGAGTTCGCCCACCCGTGGCTGATCGATGAGAAGTGTTGGATCGCACAGGTGGTTGGCGCCCAGGTGCCGCTGTTGGGCATCTGCCTCGGCTCGCAACTGTTGGCCGACGCCACCGGTGGGCGGGCATACCGGGCCGAGGGCCGGTTGGAGGCCGGGGTCCTCAACCTGCACCTGACCGACGCCGGACAGGTCGACCCGGTGGTTGCCAAGGCAGGACCCCGGGTGTTCGCCGTGCACGGCGACACCTTCGAACTGCCTCCGGACGCCACCCTGATGGCGCGAACCGACGACTACCAGCAGGCATTTCGCATCGGTTCGGCACTTGGCGTGCAATTTCACCCCGAAACCGACGCCGACACGGCCATCGACTGGGCACAGTCACTCGTCGGCCCGGTGCTCGACCGGGCCGGGGTCACCCAGTCCGAGTTCGCCACGCAACTTCGCGACGCCGAAGACGAACTCGCGTCCGCCGCACACAACCTCTTCGCCGCCTGGCTCGACGAGGTGGACCGCAGGATCACGACCCCCGGGTGGGTGCAGGCCGCTCGGGCAAGGCACACTTCACAGGCACTGACCGTTGTTCCCATTCCCGAAGGACTCCCCGTGAAGATCGATTTCTGGTTTGACCCCGCCTGCCCCTGGTGCTGGCTCACGTCGCGCTGGGTGGAGACCGTGGTCCCCAAGCGCGACCTGGAGATCACGTGGCGCTCGATCAGCCTGTTCTTCAAGAACAACCCCGACCCCGACCACAGGCTGTACGAGCCCACCCTGTGGAGCCGCAACCTGCTCCGGGTGGTCGAAGCCGTGCGAGAGGCCGGGCACGAGGATCGCGTCGGCGAGCTCTACACCCGCTTCGGCACCCACATCCATCACGAGGAGAGCATCGACTTCCACGTGGCCGACGATCTGGAAGCGCTGGGGCTCGACCCAGCCTTGGCGGCGGCTCTTGACGACGAGACCTACGACGACGCCATCCGAGCGTCAATGGACGCGGCGTTGGACCTCACCGGGGAGGACGTCGGCACACCCCTGATCGCCTTTGACGACACCGACGGCGAGCGGGTTGGACTCTTCGGTCCGGTGATGTCCAACGTGCCCACCGGCGACGCGGCCGTCGAGGCCTGGGACGCCTTCGTCACGTTGGCCCGGACGCCCGGCTTTTGGGAGACCAAGCGCTCCCGCAGCGAGAACCCAAACCTTGACAGCGTGCCCCCCGGCGTCCGCTGCGAACCCCCGACAGCGGGGTCGAACTAG
- a CDS encoding response regulator transcription factor produces the protein MSRAERASQAVILVVEDEESYVDALTVGLGREGFEVVVARTGAEALTRFSEVNPDLVLLDVMLPNVSGLDVCREIRASSNVPIIMVTAKSSEIDTVVGLEVGADDYVTKPYRLRELVARIGAVMRRRSPTPVDGERDTDGAMHDPLADRLVGGDVTVDLDRHEVTVRGEPVNLPLKEFDLLTVLLENPGRVLSRATLIDRVWGGDYVGDTKTLDVHIKRLRSRVEPNPSTPERIVTVRGVGYKFQSVS, from the coding sequence ATGAGCAGAGCGGAGCGCGCGAGCCAGGCGGTGATCCTGGTTGTGGAGGACGAGGAGTCCTACGTCGACGCGCTGACCGTTGGGTTGGGACGTGAGGGCTTTGAGGTGGTGGTTGCCCGAACCGGTGCTGAGGCCCTGACGCGTTTTTCCGAGGTCAACCCCGACCTGGTTCTGCTCGACGTGATGTTGCCCAACGTGTCGGGTCTGGACGTGTGCAGGGAGATCCGGGCGTCCTCGAACGTGCCGATCATCATGGTGACGGCCAAGAGTTCGGAGATCGACACGGTGGTCGGGTTGGAGGTGGGTGCCGACGACTACGTGACCAAGCCCTACCGTCTTCGGGAGTTGGTGGCCCGCATCGGTGCGGTGATGCGTCGACGTTCGCCGACCCCGGTCGATGGCGAGCGTGACACGGACGGCGCGATGCATGATCCTCTGGCCGACCGTCTGGTCGGCGGGGACGTCACCGTCGACCTCGACCGTCATGAGGTGACCGTGCGGGGAGAGCCGGTGAACCTGCCGCTGAAGGAGTTCGACCTGCTGACCGTGCTGCTTGAGAACCCGGGCCGGGTGCTGTCGAGGGCGACCCTGATCGATCGGGTGTGGGGCGGGGACTACGTGGGTGACACCAAGACCCTCGATGTGCACATCAAACGTCTACGCAGCCGGGTGGAACCCAACCCGTCGACCCCGGAGCGCATCGTCACCGTGCGTGGCGTCGGCTACAAGTTCCAGTCGGTGAGCTGA
- the pstB gene encoding phosphate ABC transporter ATP-binding protein PstB, which produces MIFTTPRPTKGPNPGVSPNPVGPATDTSVPDRAVADAVDAAARPGELDHLPDLLTSPVFEVSELSVYYGVFRAVSDVSMTIRSGEITAFIGPSGCGKSTVLRCFNRMNDLIEGARVTGAVNFRGVDLYDPAVNPVEVRRRVGMVFQKPNPFPKSIYANVAYGPKVGGARKADLDEIVETSLTKAALWDEVKDRLGDLALGLSGGQQQRLCIARAIASGPEVVLMDEPCSALDPIATARIEELMRELQSEYTIVIVTHNMAQAARVSDKTAFFSTEPTDVGDRRTGIQVEFGDTEKIFSNPSDERTENYITGRFG; this is translated from the coding sequence ATGATCTTCACAACTCCGCGCCCCACCAAAGGCCCCAATCCGGGGGTCTCCCCGAACCCTGTCGGGCCCGCAACCGACACCTCAGTTCCCGACCGTGCCGTAGCCGACGCCGTCGACGCCGCCGCACGTCCTGGGGAGCTCGACCACCTGCCGGATCTGCTCACCTCCCCGGTCTTCGAGGTGTCGGAGTTGTCGGTGTACTACGGCGTGTTCCGGGCGGTCAGCGACGTGTCGATGACCATCAGAAGCGGTGAGATCACTGCGTTCATCGGACCGTCGGGCTGCGGGAAGAGCACCGTGCTGCGCTGCTTCAACCGCATGAACGACCTGATCGAAGGGGCACGGGTCACCGGCGCCGTCAATTTCCGCGGTGTCGACCTGTACGACCCGGCGGTCAACCCGGTGGAGGTTCGCCGTCGGGTGGGCATGGTGTTTCAGAAACCCAACCCGTTTCCCAAGTCGATCTACGCCAACGTGGCATACGGGCCCAAGGTGGGCGGCGCCAGGAAGGCCGACCTCGACGAGATCGTGGAGACCAGCCTGACCAAGGCCGCGCTGTGGGATGAGGTGAAGGACCGCTTGGGCGATTTGGCCCTCGGGCTGTCGGGAGGCCAGCAACAGCGCCTCTGTATCGCTCGGGCCATCGCATCGGGACCGGAGGTGGTGTTGATGGACGAGCCGTGCTCCGCTCTCGACCCCATCGCCACCGCACGCATCGAGGAACTCATGCGTGAGCTTCAGAGCGAGTACACGATCGTCATCGTCACCCACAACATGGCCCAGGCCGCGCGCGTCAGCGACAAGACCGCGTTCTTCTCCACAGAACCGACCGACGTGGGCGATCGCCGCACCGGCATCCAGGTGGAGTTCGGCGATACGGAGAAGATCTTCTCCAATCCGTCCGACGAACGCACCGAGAACTACATCACGGGTAGGTTCGGATGA
- a CDS encoding LLM class F420-dependent oxidoreductase, translating into MSIDAGIQVGVVYPQIELNGDPEAVRSLADAVEAQGYRHLVAYDHVLGADHANREPELTGPYDEDDPFHDPFVLFAYLAGRSETLEFASGILILPQRQTALVAKQAADLAVLSGDRFRMGVGVGWNPVEYDALGEDFSTRGRRADEQIGLLRRYWSERTVSFAGRFDRVDRAGILPRPLQPVPVWIGGFGDASLRRAVALGDGFIFGGPRIGVQRSWERLKDLLHEAGRPLDGFGAEYLILSNKGPGDVAAKVQQWRASGGTHAGIVTMGLGLDSTEAHIDYLGLVAAALS; encoded by the coding sequence GTGAGCATTGACGCCGGCATCCAGGTGGGCGTCGTCTACCCGCAGATTGAATTGAACGGCGACCCCGAAGCGGTGCGGTCGCTCGCCGACGCTGTTGAGGCCCAGGGTTACCGGCACCTGGTGGCCTATGACCACGTGCTGGGCGCCGATCACGCGAACCGAGAGCCAGAGCTCACCGGCCCCTACGACGAGGATGATCCATTTCACGATCCGTTCGTGTTGTTTGCCTATCTGGCCGGTCGCAGCGAGACGCTGGAGTTTGCGTCCGGCATCCTGATCCTGCCCCAACGTCAAACGGCCCTGGTGGCCAAGCAGGCCGCCGACCTGGCGGTGCTCTCGGGTGATCGATTTCGCATGGGCGTGGGCGTTGGTTGGAACCCGGTGGAGTACGACGCGCTCGGCGAGGACTTCTCCACCCGGGGCAGGCGGGCCGACGAGCAGATCGGCCTGCTGCGTCGCTACTGGAGCGAGCGCACCGTCAGTTTTGCGGGGCGTTTCGACCGGGTGGACCGTGCCGGCATCCTGCCCCGCCCGCTTCAGCCGGTGCCGGTGTGGATCGGCGGCTTCGGAGACGCGTCGCTGCGTCGAGCGGTGGCGCTTGGTGACGGGTTCATCTTCGGTGGGCCACGCATCGGTGTGCAGCGGTCGTGGGAGCGGTTGAAGGACCTGCTCCATGAGGCCGGGCGACCGCTGGACGGGTTTGGTGCCGAGTACCTGATCCTGTCGAACAAGGGCCCAGGAGACGTGGCTGCCAAGGTGCAGCAGTGGCGTGCCTCGGGCGGGACCCACGCCGGTATCGTCACCATGGGGCTCGGGTTGGATTCCACCGAGGCCCACATCGATTATCTGGGCTTGGTCGCCGCCGCGCTGAGCTAG
- the phoU gene encoding phosphate signaling complex protein PhoU, whose product MDEPGAGGILAGVVEPHDIRKSFHDDLDDITTRLVGMAAVVTETIPRATETLLAIDLAEAQAIIDDDDILDSLMLELEEACYRVLALQQPMAGDMRAIVAAIRMVSEIERSGDLAVNIAKATRRLYGITITPRLRGLIASMGEEATRLYRLAIQAYAEADAPMAAALDDLDDRLDSLHRDYIAEIFAAHDEECLTLQEGVQLALIGRYYERIGDHAVNIGERVRYMVTGWMPEQKGAARAAQRSAGAVDGP is encoded by the coding sequence ATGGATGAGCCGGGCGCAGGTGGGATACTTGCGGGTGTGGTGGAACCGCACGATATTCGCAAGTCGTTTCACGATGACCTGGACGACATCACCACCCGGTTGGTGGGCATGGCTGCGGTGGTGACCGAGACGATCCCCCGGGCCACCGAAACTCTGCTGGCCATCGACCTGGCCGAGGCGCAGGCCATCATCGACGACGACGACATCCTCGACAGCCTGATGTTGGAGTTGGAGGAGGCCTGCTACCGGGTACTGGCGCTGCAACAGCCGATGGCCGGCGACATGCGGGCCATCGTGGCGGCCATCCGCATGGTGTCGGAGATCGAGCGGTCGGGCGATCTGGCCGTCAACATCGCCAAGGCCACCCGGCGTCTGTACGGCATCACGATCACCCCTCGGTTGCGCGGCTTGATCGCCTCGATGGGCGAGGAGGCCACACGGCTCTACAGGCTGGCCATCCAGGCCTACGCCGAGGCCGACGCGCCGATGGCGGCGGCGCTGGACGACCTCGACGACCGGCTCGATTCTTTGCATCGCGACTACATCGCCGAGATTTTCGCCGCCCATGACGAGGAATGCCTGACCTTGCAGGAGGGCGTGCAGTTGGCGCTGATCGGCCGCTATTACGAACGTATCGGTGACCATGCGGTCAATATCGGTGAACGGGTCCGTTACATGGTGACCGGTTGGATGCCCGAGCAGAAGGGCGCTGCACGAGCCGCTCAGCGATCTGCGGGCGCGGTCGACGGGCCGTGA
- a CDS encoding nitroreductase family deazaflavin-dependent oxidoreductase: MPLIGMYVPSPWEPIATQVAQYESSGGEEGGEMEGAPCVILTTRGHKSGNLRKTPLIRVEHDGSYAVVASMGGAPNHPEWYHNLADEAEATIQDGAEVHELVARESGGKEKATWWKRATDVWPAYDDYQASTDRVIPLVLLERVQ, encoded by the coding sequence ATGCCGCTCATCGGAATGTACGTGCCCAGCCCCTGGGAACCGATCGCCACCCAGGTGGCCCAGTATGAGTCCAGCGGAGGTGAGGAGGGCGGCGAGATGGAGGGGGCGCCATGCGTGATCCTCACCACGCGTGGCCACAAGTCGGGCAACCTGCGCAAGACGCCCTTGATTCGGGTGGAACACGACGGCAGCTACGCGGTCGTCGCCTCGATGGGTGGGGCGCCGAACCATCCCGAGTGGTACCACAACCTGGCCGATGAGGCCGAGGCGACCATCCAGGACGGAGCCGAGGTGCACGAGTTGGTTGCCCGGGAGAGCGGTGGGAAGGAGAAGGCCACCTGGTGGAAACGGGCCACCGACGTGTGGCCGGCCTACGACGACTATCAGGCCTCGACCGACCGGGTGATTCCGCTGGTGCTCTTGGAGCGTGTCCAATGA
- a CDS encoding aldo/keto reductase: protein MPATQPPSQPSAQAQITFPGSSRSCAPLGVGTWAWGDMSTWGMGGYDTNLTEQTISEAFDASMEAGVTLFDTAEVYGGGESERIIGRLLANDQARRERAILATKFMPSPWKLNVRTALRTALEGSLERLGVDRVDLYQLHGPVSLRSHSALADALAEVVEAKLCDAVGVSNYSVGEMGSMHAQLAARGVPLASNQIEFSLLRRRPETTGLIEACRRLGVVPLAYSPIGQGRLTGKYSASNPPPKSRTFSAHPMEQVDRITAELARIGEPHDRSPAQVSLAWLIAKGAVPIPGAKNAEQATQNAGALGWSLTPEEIDVLDNLALPGQRTIKQRIWQHG, encoded by the coding sequence ATGCCCGCCACGCAACCCCCCTCCCAGCCGTCCGCCCAGGCCCAGATCACCTTTCCTGGATCGTCCCGGTCGTGCGCCCCCCTCGGCGTCGGCACCTGGGCGTGGGGCGACATGAGCACCTGGGGCATGGGCGGCTACGACACCAACCTGACCGAGCAGACGATCTCCGAAGCATTCGATGCGTCAATGGAGGCGGGCGTCACCTTGTTTGACACCGCCGAGGTGTACGGCGGTGGGGAGAGCGAGCGCATCATCGGCCGCCTGCTGGCCAACGACCAGGCCCGGCGCGAACGGGCAATCCTGGCCACCAAGTTCATGCCGTCCCCCTGGAAACTCAACGTGCGCACCGCCCTGCGCACTGCGCTGGAGGGTTCACTCGAGCGCCTCGGCGTCGACCGGGTGGACCTGTACCAACTGCACGGGCCGGTCAGCCTCCGCTCGCACTCGGCGCTGGCCGACGCGCTGGCCGAGGTGGTGGAGGCCAAGCTGTGCGACGCCGTCGGCGTCTCCAACTACTCGGTGGGGGAGATGGGCTCGATGCACGCCCAGTTGGCCGCCCGCGGTGTGCCGCTGGCCTCCAACCAGATCGAATTTTCGCTGCTGCGGCGCCGCCCGGAAACCACCGGGCTGATCGAAGCCTGCCGACGCCTTGGCGTCGTGCCGCTGGCCTACTCCCCCATTGGGCAGGGTCGCCTCACCGGCAAATACTCAGCGTCCAACCCGCCACCGAAGTCGCGCACGTTCTCCGCCCACCCGATGGAACAGGTCGACCGGATCACCGCCGAACTGGCCCGCATCGGCGAACCCCACGATCGCTCCCCGGCCCAGGTGTCGCTCGCCTGGCTGATCGCCAAGGGCGCCGTGCCCATCCCCGGCGCCAAGAACGCTGAGCAGGCCACCCAGAACGCAGGCGCGCTCGGATGGAGCCTGACGCCCGAAGAGATCGACGTGCTCGACAACCTGGCGCTGCCAGGCCAGCGCACGATCAAACAGCGCATCTGGCAGCACGGCTAA
- a CDS encoding fatty acid desaturase family protein: METAPPTDSGGATAGPVHSMVPPASALPDVLPTDRLAASGKAKPPLRDDLRRVASYRNIGTVMGLWAVIVGAWVAAFWWDAPVGFAALFVFMGPMFARLAILAHEAAHRLLFRNRQANDVVGNWLLACPGFVPFSLYRRSHFAHHRDEFGPDEPDIALYAGYPISRASLRRKLTRDALGSSGWKNLKPLLRSMRSAEGRRIGGSILGVQAAIWVVTALATGAWWAYPVLWLGPWMTLWRVLNRLRAIAEHGGMERSKDRRRTTHHIHQSRTADCWITPYNTGWHLAHHTDMGVPWRNLPRYHAELEAAGWITPEITYPSYRAFWKAASTG; encoded by the coding sequence ATGGAGACCGCGCCACCCACCGACTCCGGCGGAGCGACCGCCGGGCCGGTCCACTCAATGGTGCCTCCGGCTTCGGCCCTACCCGACGTCCTTCCCACCGACCGGCTGGCAGCGTCGGGCAAAGCCAAGCCTCCGCTGCGCGACGACCTCCGCCGAGTCGCTTCCTACCGCAACATCGGCACCGTCATGGGCCTGTGGGCCGTCATCGTCGGCGCCTGGGTAGCGGCGTTCTGGTGGGACGCTCCCGTGGGTTTCGCAGCGCTCTTCGTGTTCATGGGCCCGATGTTCGCCCGGTTGGCGATCCTGGCCCACGAGGCCGCTCATCGGCTGTTGTTTCGCAACCGCCAAGCCAATGACGTCGTCGGCAACTGGCTGCTGGCCTGCCCCGGGTTCGTGCCGTTCTCCCTGTATCGCCGCAGCCACTTCGCTCACCACCGGGACGAGTTCGGTCCCGACGAGCCCGACATCGCGCTGTACGCCGGCTACCCGATCAGCCGGGCGTCATTGCGGCGCAAGCTGACCCGCGATGCGCTGGGCAGTTCGGGCTGGAAGAACCTGAAGCCCCTCCTACGGTCGATGCGCAGCGCAGAGGGCCGCCGCATCGGCGGCTCGATCCTGGGTGTTCAGGCTGCGATCTGGGTGGTCACCGCGCTTGCCACCGGCGCATGGTGGGCGTACCCGGTGTTGTGGCTGGGGCCATGGATGACGCTGTGGCGGGTGCTGAATCGGCTCCGGGCCATCGCCGAGCACGGCGGCATGGAGCGGTCGAAGGACCGACGTCGCACCACCCACCACATCCACCAGAGTCGAACTGCCGACTGCTGGATCACGCCCTACAACACCGGCTGGCACCTGGCCCATCACACCGACATGGGCGTGCCGTGGCGCAACCTGCCGCGCTACCACGCCGAGCTTGAGGCAGCCGGGTGGATCACCCCCGAGATCACCTACCCCAGCTACCGGGCGTTCTGGAAGGCGGCCTCGACCGGGTAG